From a single Phormidium ambiguum IAM M-71 genomic region:
- a CDS encoding AAA family ATPase yields the protein MTNSSMNNELLTVFNRLSQGLNRVVVGQTTLVQQLLVALLSGGHVILEGVPGTGKTLLVKVLAQIIQADFRRIQLTPDILPADIIGTNIFDLNTRQFTLKKGPVFTQVLLADEINRTPPKTQSALLEAMEEQQVTMDGESLSLPDLFWTIATQNPLEFEGTYPLPEAQLDRFLFKLIVDYPDAAAEKQMLLNRQSGFQAKRQDLARLKPVATVESILAARQEVNSVKVDEKIIDYLLALVQRSRQHSDLALGASPRSTGAWLQTSKAHAWLSGKDFVTPDDIKAVARPLLRHRLILRPESQLDGLQIDAVISSLLSQVAVPR from the coding sequence ATGACAAATTCTTCAATGAATAATGAACTATTAACTGTATTTAATCGATTGAGTCAAGGATTAAACCGAGTAGTTGTCGGACAAACTACTTTAGTCCAACAATTATTAGTAGCTTTGTTGTCAGGGGGTCATGTAATTTTAGAAGGCGTACCCGGAACCGGAAAAACTTTATTAGTAAAAGTTTTAGCTCAAATAATTCAAGCAGATTTTCGCCGGATTCAACTTACACCTGATATTCTTCCTGCCGATATTATTGGTACTAATATTTTTGATTTAAATACCAGGCAATTTACCTTAAAAAAAGGGCCTGTGTTTACCCAAGTATTGTTAGCAGATGAAATTAATCGCACACCTCCAAAAACCCAATCAGCTTTGCTGGAAGCGATGGAAGAACAACAGGTAACAATGGATGGGGAAAGTTTGTCTTTGCCTGATTTATTTTGGACAATAGCAACCCAAAATCCTTTAGAATTTGAAGGTACTTATCCTTTACCAGAAGCGCAATTAGATCGGTTTTTATTTAAGTTAATTGTTGACTATCCTGATGCTGCTGCGGAAAAGCAAATGTTACTCAATCGTCAGTCTGGTTTTCAAGCTAAAAGGCAGGATTTAGCAAGATTAAAACCAGTAGCAACTGTAGAAAGTATTTTAGCAGCGCGTCAGGAAGTAAATTCTGTGAAAGTTGATGAAAAAATTATCGATTATTTGTTAGCTTTAGTGCAGCGAAGTCGGCAACATTCTGATTTAGCTTTGGGCGCTTCTCCTCGTTCTACAGGGGCTTGGTTGCAAACAAGTAAAGCTCATGCTTGGCTATCAGGAAAAGATTTTGTAACTCCTGATGATATTAAGGCTGTAGCTCGTCCGTTATTAAGACATCGGTTAATTTTACGCCCAGAATCTCAGTTAGATGGATTGCAAATTGATGCGGTAATTTCTTCATTATTAAGTCAAGTGGCAGTTCCTAGATAA
- a CDS encoding DUF58 domain-containing protein, whose product MVPSGKFYLLLALGVAIAISLASIFNVTTGILGAFLFDIILLLLIAIDNWRERGNIVEITRQPLGRLSIGRDNPVTLSIKSKNRPAIIQIRDFYPLEFGVSQPKLKTSLPSNTTQEITYKVHPTRRGEYPWGDIQVRQLGAWGLAWSEKKLSQSTKVAVYPDLLGLRQLSIKLTLLNTGTMRQSRRMGIGTEFAELREYRMGDDPRFVDWKATARRLGATPSASLQIRVLEPEQEQTLIILLDRGRLMTANVQGLKRFDWGLNATLSLALAGINRGDRVGVAVFDREIVTWIPPERGQNQLAKLIDRLTPIQPVMLEPDYLGACTSLVNQQTRRALVVLITDIIDITASSELLAALGRLTPRYLPFCVTLRDPQVDKQAHTFTKDIDSAYSRAVALDLISQRHVAFAQLKQKGVLVLDAPANQISEQIVDRYLQLKARNQL is encoded by the coding sequence ATGGTTCCTTCAGGAAAGTTTTATTTACTATTAGCTTTGGGAGTGGCGATCGCTATCTCCCTAGCGTCAATCTTTAATGTCACCACTGGCATTTTAGGGGCTTTTTTATTCGATATAATTTTGCTGCTGTTAATTGCGATCGACAATTGGCGGGAACGAGGAAACATTGTAGAAATTACCCGTCAACCATTGGGTAGATTATCGATCGGTAGAGATAACCCAGTCACTTTATCAATTAAATCAAAAAACCGCCCCGCTATAATTCAAATTCGAGACTTTTATCCTTTAGAATTTGGTGTTTCTCAGCCCAAATTAAAAACTTCTTTACCCAGTAATACCACGCAAGAAATTACTTATAAAGTACATCCCACACGCCGAGGTGAATACCCTTGGGGAGACATTCAAGTGAGACAATTAGGTGCTTGGGGATTAGCTTGGAGTGAGAAAAAACTTTCGCAAAGTACGAAAGTTGCTGTTTATCCAGACTTGTTAGGATTGCGGCAATTATCGATTAAATTAACCTTATTAAATACAGGGACAATGCGCCAATCTCGTCGCATGGGAATCGGTACGGAATTTGCCGAATTACGCGAATATCGGATGGGAGACGATCCAAGATTTGTAGATTGGAAAGCAACAGCGCGTCGTTTAGGTGCGACACCTTCAGCATCTTTACAAATAAGAGTTTTAGAACCTGAACAAGAACAAACTTTAATTATTTTGCTCGATCGCGGTAGATTAATGACGGCAAATGTTCAAGGTTTAAAACGTTTTGATTGGGGATTAAATGCAACGCTTTCTTTAGCATTAGCAGGAATTAATCGCGGCGATCGCGTTGGTGTTGCTGTGTTCGATCGAGAAATTGTAACTTGGATTCCTCCTGAAAGGGGACAAAATCAATTGGCAAAATTGATCGATCGCTTAACACCAATTCAACCAGTAATGTTAGAACCAGACTATCTTGGTGCTTGCACTTCTTTAGTAAATCAACAAACTCGCCGAGCATTAGTAGTATTAATTACCGACATCATAGATATTACCGCCTCCTCAGAATTACTAGCAGCATTGGGAAGATTAACTCCTCGTTATTTACCTTTTTGTGTAACTTTGCGCGATCCCCAAGTTGACAAACAAGCACACACTTTTACCAAAGATATAGATAGTGCTTATAGTCGTGCTGTTGCCTTAGATTTAATCTCTCAGCGTCATGTTGCCTTTGCTCAATTAAAACAAAAAGGAGTGTTAGTTTTAGATGCGCCAGCAAATCAAATTAGCGAACAAATTGTCGATCGATATTTGCAATTGAAAGCCCGAAATCAACTTTAA
- a CDS encoding MASE1 domain-containing protein produces MNLFNQSIFPYSTSEILRLITINIFLTIAYVIGVKLSLNFASLNREVAAIWLPSGMTLAAVLLFGSKVFPAIIFGSLIGHFNGLDSLEPLSNFIVNNTAMILGNCLQPLCASLVIKKYSNIPTLFSRINSIIIFILAGFFSPIISASIIVTISCLINFFTWDKYWIYWLTLWISSGLTHLIFTPVFLINKIQSNPRNNIQSKHKLLVILFILFGTILIFWITFLKNNPVEYFLLLLLIITVFTLGKRFSIILVVLVSSAAIIATNLKLGPFVKASIIESLLLLQSFIGVLSVTSLVLSAIIDEKEQATKKLELTLVNLEDIVNQRTIELARAKEKAEVANQAKSVFIANMSHELRSPLNAILGFSQLMLRTKNIPTDLYENAGIIYRSGDYLLSLINNILDLSKIEAGKTTFNPKDFNLHQLLNDLEDMLHLQATNAGLKLLFQGYENVPSYICTDEVKLRQVLINLVSNAIKFTSEGQIIVNVFQGDRETTDVFNLHFQVRDTGVGIAPAEIPKLFDAFTQAQAGKEMQEGTGLGLAISRKFVQLMGGDISVESELRKGTIFQFYIQVKLGQKTNANSLEKQPIVLALAPDQPTYKILTVDDKPINRQLLIKLLEPLGFDLKEASNGKEAIAIWEEWKPHLIWMDMRMPVMDGYEATKYIKSTTQGNATAIIAVTASVLEEEKAIVLSAGCDDFVRKPFTEQAIFDTLAKHLGVKYIYAETSLPKSQELTENVLTSAQLNFMPKQWISALYQAAIEADSQIVLQLIQQIPQTETSLIQSLTKLVYQFDFEPIINLIEPLTKDEL; encoded by the coding sequence ATGAACCTATTTAATCAGAGTATTTTCCCTTATTCAACTTCAGAAATATTAAGGCTAATTACAATTAATATTTTCTTGACAATTGCTTATGTAATAGGCGTAAAATTGAGCCTAAATTTTGCATCTTTAAATAGAGAAGTTGCAGCAATTTGGCTGCCTTCGGGAATGACTTTAGCCGCTGTTCTTTTGTTTGGCTCAAAGGTGTTTCCAGCTATCATATTTGGTTCACTTATAGGACATTTTAATGGATTGGACTCACTAGAACCGTTAAGCAATTTTATTGTTAATAATACTGCCATGATTCTAGGGAATTGTTTACAACCGTTATGCGCCTCATTGGTAATTAAAAAGTATAGTAATATCCCAACTTTATTTAGCCGGATTAACTCCATTATTATTTTTATACTAGCTGGATTTTTTTCACCCATAATTTCTGCCAGTATTATCGTTACTATTAGTTGTTTAATTAATTTTTTCACTTGGGACAAATATTGGATATATTGGCTAACGCTGTGGATATCTAGTGGATTAACCCATTTAATTTTTACTCCTGTATTTTTAATTAATAAAATTCAGTCCAATCCCAGAAATAATATTCAATCCAAACATAAATTACTCGTTATATTATTTATATTGTTTGGGACTATTTTAATTTTTTGGATAACTTTTTTAAAAAACAATCCTGTGGAATATTTTTTATTATTATTACTGATAATAACTGTTTTTACGTTAGGTAAACGGTTTTCAATTATTCTGGTGGTATTAGTTTCTTCTGCGGCTATTATTGCCACGAATTTGAAATTGGGGCCGTTTGTTAAAGCATCAATTATCGAATCCTTGTTATTACTACAATCATTTATTGGGGTATTGTCTGTAACTTCTTTAGTGTTATCAGCAATTATTGATGAAAAAGAACAAGCGACAAAAAAATTAGAATTAACGCTAGTTAACTTAGAGGATATTGTTAATCAACGCACTATAGAATTAGCAAGAGCTAAAGAAAAAGCAGAAGTGGCCAATCAAGCAAAAAGTGTATTTATTGCTAATATGAGCCATGAACTGCGATCGCCTCTCAATGCTATTTTAGGGTTTTCTCAATTAATGTTACGCACCAAAAACATCCCAACTGACCTCTATGAAAACGCAGGTATTATCTATCGTAGTGGTGATTATTTACTAAGTCTCATTAATAATATTCTCGACCTATCTAAAATTGAAGCAGGTAAAACTACTTTCAATCCTAAAGACTTTAACTTGCATCAGTTGCTCAATGATTTAGAAGATATGTTACATTTACAGGCTACTAATGCTGGCTTGAAGTTGCTATTTCAAGGTTATGAAAATGTTCCCTCTTATATCTGTACGGATGAAGTAAAACTGCGTCAAGTTTTAATTAATTTAGTCAGTAATGCGATCAAATTTACTTCGGAAGGTCAAATTATTGTCAATGTCTTTCAGGGAGATCGAGAAACAACAGATGTTTTTAATCTCCATTTTCAGGTGCGAGATACAGGTGTGGGAATTGCTCCAGCAGAAATACCCAAACTTTTTGATGCTTTTACTCAAGCGCAAGCTGGAAAAGAGATGCAAGAAGGAACGGGTTTAGGTTTAGCAATTAGTCGAAAATTTGTGCAGTTGATGGGTGGGGATATTTCTGTAGAAAGCGAATTAAGAAAAGGCACAATTTTCCAATTTTATATTCAGGTAAAATTGGGTCAAAAAACAAACGCCAATAGTTTAGAAAAACAGCCAATAGTTTTAGCACTTGCTCCAGATCAACCTACTTACAAAATCCTGACTGTAGATGATAAGCCAATTAATCGTCAATTGCTGATTAAGCTTTTAGAACCATTAGGTTTTGATCTCAAAGAAGCTAGTAATGGAAAAGAAGCGATCGCAATTTGGGAGGAATGGAAACCTCACTTAATTTGGATGGATATGAGAATGCCTGTGATGGATGGTTACGAAGCTACAAAATATATCAAATCTACTACCCAAGGTAATGCTACAGCTATAATAGCCGTTACTGCGAGTGTTTTAGAAGAAGAAAAAGCGATCGTTCTTTCAGCTGGATGTGATGATTTTGTTCGCAAACCTTTTACTGAACAAGCTATTTTCGACACACTAGCTAAACATTTAGGCGTGAAATATATTTATGCGGAAACATCATTACCTAAATCACAGGAATTAACCGAAAATGTTTTGACATCGGCACAGCTAAACTTTATGCCGAAACAATGGATTAGTGCATTATACCAAGCCGCTATTGAGGCAGATAGCCAAATTGTTTTACAACTGATTCAACAAATTCCTCAAACAGAAACTTCTCTCATACAATCACTGACA